The Spiroplasma litorale nucleotide sequence TCAGAAAATACAAGTGTAGTTTCAATTACGAAAGTGGCAAGTGTTTGAGTTACTGGACTTGCAGCAATTTTTGCTATTATCATGAGTTTCATAGCTCCTATTAATCAAATTATTATGATGATACCATTACCAGTTATGGGAGCTATAAGCATTGTTTTATTTGGAATGATTAGTTCTAATGGAATAAAAATATTAGTTGATGCAAAGATTGACTTTAAAAATGCTAAGAATATAATTGTAATATCATTAATTTTATCAATAGGTATTGGAATGTCTTTGACAAACAGTACTATTAAAATAGGTGATTCTTTTAATATTACTGGATTATTTTTAGCAACATTTGTTGGAATATTTTCAAACTTACTATTGCCAAATCAAGATAATCTTGGTTTTAAAACACTTTTTAAATCTAAACTAAATAAAGATTTAAAACCAATTGAAAATAGGAAAAATGAAAAAATAACAAAAGACAAGAGCAAAAGCAAAAGTAGTTCAAATAATAAAAATAAAAAAGATTAATAAAGAAAGGTTGGGTAGCATGGAAATAAAATTGAAAAAAAACATTGTAATTTTTTCTGATTTGGATGGTACTGCACTTTTAGATAACCATGAGTTTAGTGATAGGTTAAAAAATCTAATTAATAGACTATACGAAAAAAATATTTACTTTGTTCCAGTTACTGCAAGAATTACAAAAGATGCAGTTAACCAACAAGCAATATATTTAGGTTTAGATAAACACAAAGGAATTGTGGTTGCTAATAATGGGAGCCAAGTATATGATTTTTCTAAAAATAAATTTATTATTGATAAACACATTAGCAAAGAATTATTAAAAAAAATCTTTGATATGACTTATGGTAAGATTGGAGAATACAAAGTTCATTATTTTGCAGGTGACACTTGTTATGTTTATGGTTTTGGAGAAAATTCAAATTATTGAGCAAAAGTCATGAATGTAGATTACAAAATAATAAATAAATTTGAAGATATAGAAAAAAACGTTTCGCATATGACTTTCATTTTAAATGAAGAGTATGCGGAAAAAAACAAAGAAAAGTTTTTAGAAGAATTTGATTTTTTATTAGATCAAATTGATATAATAAAATATACGAATAGGGTTTATGAATTAGCATCAAAAAATGTTAATAAAGGTTCTATTGTAATAGAAATATTAAACTATTTAGGTTTAGATAAAAATGAAACAACAACATTTGCATTTGGAGATGGATATAATGATATACCACTTTTAAAGTCAGTTGATTATCCAATTGCATTAGAAAACTCAATCGATGAGTTAAAAGAAATTGCATTTGCAATAACAAAAAGCAATAACGAAGATGGGGTAGCTCATTTTATTGAAAAAGAAATTTTAAAGGAGAAATAATTATGGAATTATTACATGTTAAAACAATAGAAGAATTAGATAAATTATTAAAATCAAATAAATCAGTAGTAGTAGATTTTTATGCAGAATGGTGTGGTCCTTGTAAAATGTTAGCACCAATCTTTGAACAAGTTTCAAGTGAAGTCAAAGACACTCAATTTATAAAAGTTAATGTTGATGAAGCATCAGAAGTAGCTAATAAATACGGAGTTCGTTCAATACCAACTGTAATATCATTTAAGGATGGTAATTTGGATAAAGAAAACACAGGATTTATGTCTAAAGATGTTTTACTAGATTTTATTAAATAATATGCACAATGTAAAACTTATTGTCATGGATATTGATGGAACTTTATTGGGAAAAGGTCATAAGGTGTCTAAAAAAACTTTAGATATACTTAAAATGGCAAGAGCAAAAAATATAAAAATATGTCTAGCAACAGGTAGACATTTTTATCGTACAGAAGAAATCTCTCGAATTATTGAATCTGATGTGAACAATGATTATTTAGTTTGCTTAAATGGAGGCGCTCTTTATAAATATGAAAATAAAAACTTAAATGTGATTTATGAGAAAACTTTTAGCGAAGAAGAATTTAATTATATTTACGATGAATCAAAAAAGATCAAACTAAATTGTTTTAGTTATGATAAAAATAACGAGACCGCATACGTTGTTAAGAAATCACTTTTTACATTCATTTTAGGTAAAGTTTCTAAAAGAAAACCCGTTGTTTATGATAATGAAACAAAAAACATTTCTTATAAAATTATTGGTAACGGAAAACCCGCTGCAATTAAAAAAATAAAACAAATACTCCAAAAAAAATCTTTCAGAATTTATGATTGAAGTTACAGTAATAAATCAAAAAGGATTGAAATATCTCCCAAAGATGTTAATAAGGTATGTGCAATAAAAAAACTAGCTGAATTAGAAAAAATTAATAAAGAGGAAATAGTATTTTTTGGAGATGGTGATAATGATAAAGAACTATTGAGTTGAGTAAAATATGGAGTTGCAATGGGTAACGCTCATAAAGAAGTTCTTCGTCATGCAAGCTATAAAACCAAGAAGAATACAAAAGATGGAATTGAATATTTTTTAAAAAGTATATTAAACATATAGTAAATTAAAACTTATGTTTGTATATTTTTTGTTTTTGTTATATTATTATTCAAGCAAATTATTTAGGAGGAAATAACATTATGAAATTAAAAGAAGTTATTAATATAAAACAATATTTAATAGCAGAATGATTTGATGTTGTTATTACTCGTGTTGAATGATATGAAATAGTACTAGAAACAGAAACTCTCTCCCTAATGGCGTAATGAGTTATCAAATTACGCGCATACAATTTAATAAATAGAGGAGAATTCACTATGAAAGACAAAAAAAATATTTTAGAAATTCGTGATTTAACTAAAAGTTACGATGGTAAAGTTGTTTTAAAAGGTGTGAGTTTTAATGTCAAAGAAGGAGAATTTATTACATTGTTAGGCCCATCTGGGTGTGGTAAGTCTACTACCTTAAATATAATTGGTGGTAGAGAAAAACAAGAATCAGGACAAATTTTATTTGAAGGTAAAGATTTGACCCCAATTCCAAGTAATAAAAGACAAATAAATACAATTTTTCAAAATTATGCTTTATTTCCTCACTATGATGTATATGACAATATAGCCTATGGACTTAGAATTAAAAAGACTAAAGAAAGTCTTGTTACTAAAGAAGTTATGCATTATATTAAAAAATTTTCATTAGAAGGTCTAGAAAATAAAAGGGTTCATGAATTAAGTGGTGGTCAAAAACAAAGGGTTGCCATTGCAAGAGCGCTTATATTAAAACCTAGAATTCTATTACTTGATGAACCAATGTCAGCATTAGATGTTCATTTAAGAAAAAGAATGCAAGATGAATTAAAAGAACTTCAAGAAGAGGTCGGAATTACTTTTATATTAGTTACTCATGATCAAGAAGAAGCCTTAACTTTAAGTGACAGAATAGTTGTAATAAATGACGGAGCAATCCAACAAATTGGTACACCAGAAGCAATATATAATGAACCTGAAAATAGATGAGTCGCAAAATTTATTGGTTCTTCAAACATTATTGAAGATGGAGAATTTATTAAGGATCAAAAAGTAAAATTCGATCAAAAAGAATTTGAATGTACTGATAAAGGTTTTGGCGAAAATCAAAAAAATATTGATATAGTTATAAGACCTGAAGATGTAGTAATTGATGAACCTGGAAAAGGATATTTTGACGGAATTGTTGAAAATATTATATTTAAGGGAGTTCATTATGAAATAACAATAAAATGTTTAAATAGAATTTTTAAAGCACACACAACTCAATTTCATGATTTTGATAAAAAAATATCGGTTAAATGAGCACCTGATGATTTACACGTTATGTGAAAAGAAATAGATGAATAGCATTCCACATAAAGACGATATTTTAAAATCAGAAAATACTGAACTACAAAATGAGTTGAATGAAATTGAAAATATAGAAATGGAATTTACCGAACCTGAACCAGAAGCTCCAAAGCAAAGTTTCAGAGAAAAAATAGGTAATTTCAAAGTTGTAAAATCATTAAAATCAAAAGTTTGACCCGTACTATTACCTTTTATTGTTGTAATGAGCATTTTGGTAATATTACCACTTATAGGTATCATAATTTTTGCAATTGTAGAACCCACAAATGACAGTGTTAAATTTTCTATAAGTTTAAAAAACTTTTTCAAATTATTCACAACAGGTTCTATTATGCTAGTGCTTGGACTTTCACTATTATATGCATTTGGAGCAAGTGTAATAACAATTATAATAGCTTATCCAGTGGCACTTATAATGTCTCAATTAAAAAATAAATTGTTGGCAAAAAATATGTGAGTACTTGTTACGTTGCCAATTTGAATTTCAATGATATTGAAAATATTAGGACTTAGAAGTGTTTTTATGATACTATCAACTTCAATAATTGGAACACCAATTGCTATTGTAATCGGAATGGTTTACATGTTCTTGCCATTTGCTATTGCTCCAATTTATAATGGGTTAGAAAATCAAGATAGTACATATTATTATGCAGCCCTTGATTTAAAAGCAAGTAAAATAAAAGCCTTTTTTCATACCACTTTTAGAGCATCTCTACCAGGAGTTTTTGCTGGGTTCACACTTGTTATTGTCCAAGCAGCAACATCACTTCTTGTTGTTAGATATATGGGTGATGGAAAAATAAACTTAATAACAAACATAATAGAAAATTATTTCTTTAGAGGTACTGATTTTGGTTATGGAGCAGCAGTTGCTGTTGTACTTGCTATATTATTGTTGATGATTATGGGTATTATGAAATTAATATCTAATCGATTTGAAGTAAGGGGGTCAAAAAAATGAAAAAGCTCATCAAATCCTGTTATTTCCTAATAATAATGTTGATTATCTATGTTCCTATTGCAACAATGATTTTTTTATCATTTAATAGTGGTAGAAATGTAGATGATTTTACTGATTTTAGTTTTAAGTGATATAAGTATTTAATTGAATATTCACCATTCATTAAATCAATAACAGTTTCATTATTTGTAGCGATGATATCAACTGTTATATCAATAATAATTGGTGTTATGGCATGTTATGGTTTAACAAGAATAAGAAAAAGAACTGCAAACAGATGGGTTAGAGTCGCAAATATACCACTTATCAATGCTGACGTAATTACTGCTGTAAGTCTTATGATTATATTTGTTTTAGCAGGAATTAAATTTGGAATTGTAACATTAATTGCAGCGCACGTTTCATTTAACGTTCCTTACGTTATAGTTACAGTTTTACCATTTATGAATAGAATTGATAAAAACCTTATTGATGCTTCAAGAGATTTGGGTGGAACTCAAAGACAAACATTCTTTAAAGTAATATTGCCAATTCTTTTACCATCAATAATAACAGCTACTGCAATTTCTTTTGCTATGAGTTTCGACGACTTTATCATTTCATACTTTACTGGTGGTGATCAAACTAACGTTTCTACATTTATATATACCGCTAAAAAAATTACTCCTTATATAAATGCATTTGGAACAATTTTAGTTGTCACTATTGTTTTGATTATTCTTATTTGAAATGCTATACAAATTACTACTCAAAGCATAAAAGAAAATAAATTAAAAATTAAAAATGGAACATATAAATTAAAAGAAAAAAGCAATCTAGAGAAAAAAATTATATATTACAAAAAATGTATAGAAACAAAATCTCAAATAATAGTAAGTTTGAATTTGTTTTACTGATTTAAATATAAATTTTTACAATTACAGTATAAAAGATTAAGTAATAAAAATCTTAATACAAAAATAAGTAAACTAGAATGAAAAAAAGAAATACTTTTAGAAAAAATAAATAGTGATAGAAAAGCGCAATCCGTATTAGCTAAATACGAAGCTAAAAAAGAACAAATTATTAGTAAAAACAAAAATAAAAAAATTCAAAATTTTGATTTATTAATACAAAGTATAGATAAAAAAATTGTAAAATTTCAACAAAAAGTAGATTTGATTCAAGAACAAAAAATCGAATCCCAAAAAGCTATTGAGCAATTACAAAAAGATATTGAAATTTATAAAGAAGACTTATCTAAGGAAAAAAATCCTAATAAAAAATTAACAGATTGATACAATGCTAAAATCAATGAATTAAATGCACAAATTATTATTTTAAAAGAAGGAAAAAATAATTATAAATTAAAGCAAACAATTGATAAACTTGGAGAGTTAAAAAACAAAATTGAAAATAGAATGCTTTCAAAATATAATGACCTACAAGTTTGAAAAAGAAAAGTTAAAAAAATAGTTTCTTTTGGACATCGATTTGATACAAAAGAATCATCAAATAACTTATCTATTAAAAAAGAACAACTTATAGAAAATAAAATAAATAAATATACAAGTCTTATTGAAACTACTCAATTAAAACTTGATAGACTTGAAAACAAAGTTTCTAATAAAAAAGAAAAATACTTCCCTGAAGTAATTAGTGAAGAAGTTGTTGTTAAAAATAATATATGGATTAAAAGAAACTGAAGAAAAATTCTTATGTCAACAAGTGTTTTAGCGGCATTCTCATTATTTACAACAGCATATATTCTTAATAACTCATATGATCTTATTATTGGTAACTGAGGTAGTTATATTGCTCCGGGTGTTATTGAAGGATTTGAAAAACAAGAAGGTATTAAAATTAACTACCAACAATATGATTCAAATGAAAGCCTTTACAATAAAACTTACACATTTGACTACGACATAATGGTTCCGAGTGAGTATATGGTTAAAAAACTAGCTGAGGAAGACAAACTTCAAAAAATTGATTATAATTGTATAAAAAAAGTTAATAAACCAGGTGTTGAAGAAAAAGGTGCATGTCAATTTGAATCAATTGAACAAAAAGACTATAAAGATTCAAATGGTGTAACAGCATATACAATTATGGATGGTCTTCAAAATATTTTAGATAAAACAAAAATAAATGTAGATGAAAGCATTCTTGACTACTCAGTAAATTGATTTTGAGGAGATGTAAGAATGGCATTCAACATAGGTACTGATGATGGTAATCCTAGAACAGAACTTATAAACTTTATGAAAGAAAGGGACTTATTTTTGAATTCCAATGAAGAAGAAGATCCTTTTAAATGAGAAATTAATCCTGAAAAATTATCTTGAAATATTCTTTGAGAAGCTGCTGATGCAGGTTTTGATTTAAAACTAAATGAAGACCCAAAAAATGTTTTCATGTATGCATTTGAAAAAATGTACGGATTAGTTGACGTTAATTCAACAGAAGAAAGCGAAAAACAAAACTCCGCACAAAAAGAAGAAAAAATCGATGCAGCAGCAGTTGAGATATCTAAATTATTAAATCACTCAAATGTTGGACTATACGGTGATAACATAATGGACGCAGTTCATGCAAAAAACTATGACATCGCAGTAATTTATAATGGTGATTTAATTTGAGCAACAGCACCTGATTTTAGTTCTGACGATGATGACGATGATACAAGTAGTGATGAGCAAGCAACAATTAATAAAATCGATGAAGAAGATGAGTGAGTTTACACTACTCTTTCTGCTACTCCACAATTTAAGCATGATGACTTTAAAGAAGGAACAAATGTTTGAAGTGATAATCTTGTATTTAGTAAAACAAATAAAAATTTAGAGTTATCATATAAATTCATTAATTATATGAATGATTATGATATTCAAAAGAAACAAGTAGAAGAAGCCACAGCGGCAGTATTGTCAGAAGAATTAAAAGATGAAATTATCGGTAATGACGAAAATAAAGAAGGTTGAGGAGATCCTTGAACCCAATGATATGAACCTATTACACAAAATGCAAAACCTTTTGGATTTGATAAAAAATGGGATAACTATCTAGTTGATAAATTTAATCAAATTATCTCTACAAAACATTAAATATTTTAAATAATGTTTAATAAATGATTATATTTTTGTATAATCATTTTTGTAATGGTACCATAGCCAAGAGGCTAAGGCATGGGACTGCAACTCCCTGATCGTCGGTTCGACTCCGACTGGTACCTCCAAATTGAAATTTAGGACTTATATGTCCTTTTTTTATTTAAAATAATTTTTAACTTATTATAAAAAAAGTATTATATTTAATAAAATTCTTGTTATAATAATAATTGTCAATTTTAAATTAATTGTCAAAAATATTGAAAACTATATTATAATAAACTTGGTTTTGTTAATAATGCGCCTTTAGATCAATTGGATAGATCGTTTGACTACGGATCAAAAGGTTAGGGGTTCGAGTCCCTTAAGGCGCGCCATTATGGAAATCGAATATTATAATATAGAATTGTAATATTCACATATCGGGAAGTGGCTCAGCTTGGTAGAGCATTCGGTTTGGGACCGAAGGGTCGCAGGTTCGAATCCTGTCTTCCCGACCATTATATATTTTGTTTTATATGGGCCCGTAGCTCAGCTGGGAGAGCACCTGCCTTGCACGCAGGGGGTCGACGGTTCGATCCCGTTCGGGTCCACCATATATGGCGGGGTAGCTCAGCTGGTTAGAGCGCTCGGCTCATACCCGGGAGGTCAAGAGTTCAAGTCTCTTCCCCGCTACCATATATATTATTTTTGGACCTTTAGCTCAGTTGGTTAGAGCATCCGGCTCATAACCGGATGGTCATTGGTTCGAGTCCAATAAGGTCCACCATAATTTTGGCTCTAGATAAAATTGCTATAGGTTACAAATTTGAAATTTATCATGGAAGATTACCCAAGTCTGGCTGAAGGGGTCGGTCTTGAAAACCGAGAGTCGGGGAAACCCGAGCGGGGGTTCGAATCCCTCATCTTCCGCCATTATTTCATATCGCGGGGTGGAGCAGTTGGTAGCTCGTCGGGCTCATAACCCGAAGGCCGTAGGTTCAAGTCCTGCCCCCGCAACCATTTGGCCCCATAGCGAAGTTGGTTATCGCGCCTCCCTGTCACGGAGGAGATCACGGGTTCGAGTCCCGTTGGGGTCGCCATTAGGTTTCGTAGCTCAGTTGGTAGAGCAGTTGACTGAAGCTCAACGTGTCGGCGGTTCAATTCCGTCCGAAACCACCATGAATGAAATTCCGCACTTTAAAGTGCTTTTTTTATTTTTTAATAAAATATTTTTATATTTAATTAAAAAATAAAAAAACTTAAAAAATAGTCTAGAATAATATTTAATATGATAAACAAAAAGATTATTAAATCAATTTACAAAAGTATTTATAAACAAAAAGAAAAATTTTTAGTACTTGTCTTTATATCAGGTATATTAGACATTGTGTTTTTTTATAATTATAATTATGAATTTCTTTTTGGATTTTGAATGTATTTTTTAATTAATTCCTTTTTAATAATAGTTTCGTCTTTTATAGTTACTTTAGTTTCGTTAAAACCACTGATAAATAAAAATTACTTTTTAATGAAACTTACCTATACAAAAGAACTATATTATAACTTTTTAAATGCTCTTTATATAGTTTCACCATTTATTTATATTGCATTAAATCTTATAACAATTACAAGAATATTAATTAAAAATTACTTCAATTTTATAAAAATAAAGTTTTTCTATTACTATATAAACAAAATAACATATAAATTAAAATATATCTTTAAATGAGTTTGAAATATATTTAACTCATTTTGAAAAACCAAAGAAAATACTATTTATTATAAGCAAGGAAACAACTTTTTAAAATGAAAAATAAAAAATAACATGCAATACATGTTATTTTTTATGTTCAGTAGCATTGTATAATGATTTAAACAATCCATCTTGTTTAATTAACTCAGAATAAGTTCCTTTTTGCACAATACCCACATTTGGTTCAATGACATAAATTACATCAAAACTCTCTATTGTTGATAACCTATGAGCAATTGAAATTGTTGTTCTGTCAACCATTAGTTTTTCTAATTCTTTTTGAATTTCTCTTTCAACAATATTATCAAGAGCACTTGTAGCTTCATCTAGTATTAGTATTTCAGGGTCTTTTAATATTAGTCTTGCAATAACTAATCTCTGTTTTTGACCACCAGAAAGTTGACTTCCTCTTTCAAATAAAACGGTCTCATATCCATCTGGTCAACTTTCAATTAAATTATGAAGTTTAGCTTTTTTACAAGCATCAATAATTTGTTCATTAGTAATTCCTTCTAAACCGTATTTAACATTATCATAAATTGTCCCGCTTAATATTTGTGGTTCTTGATCAACATAACCAATTTTATCAAGCCATGATTTTAAATTTAATGATTTTAAATTATATTTATTATTAATTACCACTTCTCCTTTTTTAGGATCATAAAACCTCAACATTAATTTTGCTATTGTAGATTTTCCACTACCAGTAGGGCCAACAAAAGCATATCTTTTGCCTTTTTCAAAATTTATGTTTAAATCTTCAAAAAGAAGTTTATCAGAGTCTGGATATGAAAAACTAATATTTTTAAAAGTTGCAGAGTTAAATTTTTCTTTAAAAATTTCTTTCTCATTTTTGTTTATTGTAATATCTTGATCTAATATGTGACTTATATTATCTGCTGCAATTTTACAAGATGGTACATCATATATAACTTGACGTAGTTGCAATAAAGGTAATGTCATTACCACAACACCTGTTGTGAATGCTGAAATTATACTTATAAGAGTTTGTGAGTTGTTATAAAATAAAAACACCCCAAATATTACTGATGCCATTGCAAAAGACCCGATACCTCCTAAAATTATTGTTGAAGGTATTTCAGATAAATAACTTTTTATTTTATTTTTTTTATCAACATTTTTTGTTTGTTTTTTGTAATTATCTTTTTCCATATCAAAAGACCCAGTTGATTTAATAAGTCTAATTGTATAAATCTTTTCACTTGTCTTATTATCGATATCTTTTGAATACTTGTCAATTTTTTTAGTAAATATGTTTGTGCTAAAAGCAAATATAACAACCAACACACCACAGATTGCTAGAAGCCCAAAAACTGACAGCGCTAATTTTCAATTTAGTAAAAACATTTCAATTGCTGAAAATACAATCGAAGTACAAGATAATGAATAAATGAAGGGACCTTCTTTAATGTTTTTTGTAATAATATGTACATCTTTTACAAAAACACCCGCAATTTGACCAATCTTATTTTCATTAAAGAAGTGCATATCTTGATCAATTAGTTTATTCATTAAACTTCTTTTTAGATGAGTTTCATATGATTCGCTTATATATGAAGAAATTACAAATCCTAAATATGAAATTCCAACAACAACTAAAATATCACCAATCATGAAAAATGCTAAACTAAAAAGGTTTACTTTCATACCCCAGAAATTTGCAAGCACTTCATTTCCGTCGTACTCTATATAATCATAAAAAAAGCCATGGATTAAATCATTTATCAATTGTTTCTTATCAAATCCATTTTCTAAAAAGCTTCTTATGTAATATTCGAATAGTTGTTTTTCTGCTTCACTCTTTATTTGTTTTTTAAAAATATCAATCAACTTATCCATATCATCTGTTGAATCTAGTATGCTTTTAGATACAAGTAATGATGTAATAAACTTAATAGCTTCAATATTTGCAACAAGTGTTAAAGCCATAAAAATAGTTAAAATGAATAAAATTGTAGAAAGTATTCATCTTCTTTTTAAGGCTATAAAAACATGTTTTGTTAGGTTATCTTTTTTACCAAATTTAACATTTTTTTCCATTTTAAACTCCTGACTATTAAAAATATTATAAACCTATAAACTTAATTATCATTTTTTTATTACATTAAGATATAAATATTTAAAATTTTGACTTAACTTTAAACAAAACTAAATTAATTGATAAACTAAATATTAAATATAATTAATACAAAATATTTTAATCAATTATATTTATAAATAGAAAATATATGTTATTATAAAAGTGTAGTTAAAATATATTTCTAACTCAATGAGGTTATATGAAAAAATTATTAAGTATATTTGGATTTATAAGCATCACTTCAATGACAGCTTCAAACTTTGTAGCATCAAAAAATTTAGATAACAATATAAATTCAATTAAAAACAATAAAATACAGGAATTAAATTTCAATGAAAAACAAGATGATAAACAATCAGAAATAATATTGAAAAACTCATTGTACTTAAGTGATGGTTTGATAAATATTGATTTTGAAAAACTTAGTTTAAATGATTTTAAATATTTTGAAACAATTGATAAAAATGATTTACTTAAAACTATAGATTGAATGTATAAATTGGGATTTATAAGTTATGAAAATAATGAATTTAGCTTTAATGATAAAATTTATTTAAATTTATCTTTAATTAAAAATGTAAGTTTTCCTGATAATGACATTGATTTCAGCAAATGCGAAGCGTGAGTTGAATCTCACTGATATTGGGCTGGGGGATGAAAATTACATTTTAATAATTATTTGACAAATGTAATATCTGAATTGGTTGACAACTTATCTTTGTTGACATCAATATTATCATTAATTCCTTCTATAGGTCAAGTAGCTACTGTAGCTGGAGTATTTTTAGCAGCATTAGGTTATGCTATTAAAATGGCAAACAAAAACCAATATGGCGTATATATATTTTTTCAGATAATAGTACCTTTATATATTGCTTCTAATTAGATGCATATGCATAATTAATTTAAGTAATTATGAATAAAATACATCAATTTTTATATATACTATTTTATAATTGATCCAAATTCTCATTTTTTTATTTTATTGGATTAATTATAATTTTTATTGGAGAAATGGGGTTAACATTATCTTTTAAAAATGGAGAAATTAAAAGTATTGATAATTATTATATTGGAGTATTGGCAATAAATACATTTTCCTATATATTAATGTATTTATTGTTTTTTCATATTTTATTTGTATTTAGTATAAAAAATAACAAATTCCAGTTATTTTTGTTAACATCACTTACTAAAAAAAACCTTTTTATATTTAATTTACTCTCAATTTTTATATTTAATGTTTCAATTTTTATAATTAATACTT carries:
- a CDS encoding HAD-IIB family hydrolase, with translation MEIKLKKNIVIFSDLDGTALLDNHEFSDRLKNLINRLYEKNIYFVPVTARITKDAVNQQAIYLGLDKHKGIVVANNGSQVYDFSKNKFIIDKHISKELLKKIFDMTYGKIGEYKVHYFAGDTCYVYGFGENSNYWAKVMNVDYKIINKFEDIEKNVSHMTFILNEEYAEKNKEKFLEEFDFLLDQIDIIKYTNRVYELASKNVNKGSIVIEILNYLGLDKNETTTFAFGDGYNDIPLLKSVDYPIALENSIDELKEIAFAITKSNNEDGVAHFIEKEILKEK
- the trxA gene encoding thioredoxin, translated to MELLHVKTIEELDKLLKSNKSVVVDFYAEWCGPCKMLAPIFEQVSSEVKDTQFIKVNVDEASEVANKYGVRSIPTVISFKDGNLDKENTGFMSKDVLLDFIK
- a CDS encoding Cof-type HAD-IIB family hydrolase, with product MHNVKLIVMDIDGTLLGKGHKVSKKTLDILKMARAKNIKICLATGRHFYRTEEISRIIESDVNNDYLVCLNGGALYKYENKNLNVIYEKTFSEEEFNYIYDESKKIKLNCFSYDKNNETAYVVKKSLFTFILGKVSKRKPVVYDNETKNISYKIIGNGKPAAIKKIKQILQKKSFRIYDWSYSNKSKRIEISPKDVNKVCAIKKLAELEKINKEEIVFFGDGDNDKELLSWVKYGVAMGNAHKEVLRHASYKTKKNTKDGIEYFLKSILNI
- the potA gene encoding spermidine/putrescine ABC transporter ATP-binding protein, with product MKDKKNILEIRDLTKSYDGKVVLKGVSFNVKEGEFITLLGPSGCGKSTTLNIIGGREKQESGQILFEGKDLTPIPSNKRQINTIFQNYALFPHYDVYDNIAYGLRIKKTKESLVTKEVMHYIKKFSLEGLENKRVHELSGGQKQRVAIARALILKPRILLLDEPMSALDVHLRKRMQDELKELQEEVGITFILVTHDQEEALTLSDRIVVINDGAIQQIGTPEAIYNEPENRWVAKFIGSSNIIEDGEFIKDQKVKFDQKEFECTDKGFGENQKNIDIVIRPEDVVIDEPGKGYFDGIVENIIFKGVHYEITIKCLNRIFKAHTTQFHDFDKKISVKWAPDDLHVMWKEIDE
- the potB gene encoding spermidine/putrescine ABC transporter permease codes for the protein MNSIPHKDDILKSENTELQNELNEIENIEMEFTEPEPEAPKQSFREKIGNFKVVKSLKSKVWPVLLPFIVVMSILVILPLIGIIIFAIVEPTNDSVKFSISLKNFFKLFTTGSIMLVLGLSLLYAFGASVITIIIAYPVALIMSQLKNKLLAKNMWVLVTLPIWISMILKILGLRSVFMILSTSIIGTPIAIVIGMVYMFLPFAIAPIYNGLENQDSTYYYAALDLKASKIKAFFHTTFRASLPGVFAGFTLVIVQAATSLLVVRYMGDGKINLITNIIENYFFRGTDFGYGAAVAVVLAILLLMIMGIMKLISNRFEVRGSKKWKSSSNPVIS
- the potCD gene encoding spermidine/putrescine ABC transporter permease/substrate-binding protein, which translates into the protein MKKLIKSCYFLIIMLIIYVPIATMIFLSFNSGRNVDDFTDFSFKWYKYLIEYSPFIKSITVSLFVAMISTVISIIIGVMACYGLTRIRKRTANRWVRVANIPLINADVITAVSLMIIFVLAGIKFGIVTLIAAHVSFNVPYVIVTVLPFMNRIDKNLIDASRDLGGTQRQTFFKVILPILLPSIITATAISFAMSFDDFIISYFTGGDQTNVSTFIYTAKKITPYINAFGTILVVTIVLIILIWNAIQITTQSIKENKLKIKNGTYKLKEKSNLEKKIIYYKKCIETKSQIIVSLNLFYWFKYKFLQLQYKRLSNKNLNTKISKLEWKKEILLEKINSDRKAQSVLAKYEAKKEQIISKNKNKKIQNFDLLIQSIDKKIVKFQQKVDLIQEQKIESQKAIEQLQKDIEIYKEDLSKEKNPNKKLTDWYNAKINELNAQIIILKEGKNNYKLKQTIDKLGELKNKIENRMLSKYNDLQVWKRKVKKIVSFGHRFDTKESSNNLSIKKEQLIENKINKYTSLIETTQLKLDRLENKVSNKKEKYFPEVISEEVVVKNNIWIKRNWRKILMSTSVLAAFSLFTTAYILNNSYDLIIGNWGSYIAPGVIEGFEKQEGIKINYQQYDSNESLYNKTYTFDYDIMVPSEYMVKKLAEEDKLQKIDYNCIKKVNKPGVEEKGACQFESIEQKDYKDSNGVTAYTIMDGLQNILDKTKINVDESILDYSVNWFWGDVRMAFNIGTDDGNPRTELINFMKERDLFLNSNEEEDPFKWEINPEKLSWNILWEAADAGFDLKLNEDPKNVFMYAFEKMYGLVDVNSTEESEKQNSAQKEEKIDAAAVEISKLLNHSNVGLYGDNIMDAVHAKNYDIAVIYNGDLIWATAPDFSSDDDDDDTSSDEQATINKIDEEDEWVYTTLSATPQFKHDDFKEGTNVWSDNLVFSKTNKNLELSYKFINYMNDYDIQKKQVEEATAAVLSEELKDEIIGNDENKEGWGDPWTQWYEPITQNAKPFGFDKKWDNYLVDKFNQIISTKH